Within the Mastacembelus armatus chromosome 10, fMasArm1.2, whole genome shotgun sequence genome, the region cacacactgacagaaaatttGGAAATCCTCCAGCATGCTGCATGGACACTTTGGAGCATTATACACTGATAATACAGACTGACTGAATTTATTCAGACAATAAAATACTGATATTCATCTGTCAGGTAGCAGTAACTACCATTTtcaatacaattttttttttttttttgcaaacacacaaaatttcCAGCACAAACATTTGATAAACTTTAGCATCAACTATAATTTTCTTCTGTTAGATCTTGTTTTACACTTTTTCagtttctaaaaataaatgatttagtGTTAAAAGCAGCTTACTGAAGTATATGAAGAACTGTAATTGCTCAGCAAGATAAACAAATCTGTGATCATGCCCATAAAATAGCGTCATAAGTCAAGTTCAGTCAGTCTGTCCTAATATAGAGTATGTTCAGgcttcagtgtgtctgtttagGTGACACATTTATTACTCTATTCAAAGCTAAACATAAGAATAAAAGTGTTTACATAAAGATTAGCTAATATCTGTAGCACATCCACAAAAGGTTGTACTGCACATGACTCATTGGATTCTAAGCGTTTTCTTTACATGATACGAGATGTAATAATCCCAGTGTGCAGATCTAGGAACTATGTTGAGGCTAtgcagctgctgtagccagaaGATTTCGCACTGCCAAGATCTATTAGATCACTGCTAATGTGCTGACATGTGAGTCTTTGTTGACGGAAGGCTTTTATGCTTGTTGACTTTAAAATATACTGCTATGGCCCGTTAGTTTCAGTTACTTAGAAAACAAAGAGTGCATATTTCAGGAAATCTGTTGCAGACAgataaaactacattttagaTAAATGCACTTATATAAAAATAGGCTTTAATTATGATGTGCAGTGATCTGTACAGGTTCCCACTGAGGTTTGGTCAAGTGTGCAGTATTCTTGCAATACATATTCATTAACAGGTTTTTACATGTGAGTGAAACCAGAGTTGTGAAATAGTTGATGTTGGACCGgatgaaaataaacaagttTTGTTCTGCCAGATACATTTATTGTCTGaaattgtttcagctcttttgAAAAGTATGAACCACACTTTTTAGCCAGGTATTCAatcagtaaaagaaaaacacgtTACATCATGAGCATTTCACAACAGGCATTTATTTTCAGGCTATGCACTGATCACCAACATTGGTAATGATTCAGAGCCACAGTGCTCTGGTGGCGGATGCAGTGACCCCATATTATTTGATTTGGTTAATTGGTCTGTATTATGGCTGAGCAAACAAATATCGTCCTGTGGCttcttttaatttaactttCTGAGTGCAGACTGTTTCAAATGATGCTGACTGGTCCAACCAAACAAatggacatttttgtttttgactaaACATCAATGAACAAATCTAATTGACCAGAGTTCATTTGAACCTGTCCATCCAAATTTAATTGTACTTctataaataatttcaaattaaaCTTCTCAATAGAGATTTAGCAGTCTATAAATATATCCTCATTAGGGAACTTCAAAGGTGCATTAACTAAAATTTTACGCACAGTCTGATAAATCACATGAAAATGGGCAAGAGCTTGGTGTCTTTCATGACAGTTCATGACACTCTcctacctacagcccttctgctgttattccagcttctctaccctgtgttgtcAAAGTACGGTCCATAAATCAGCCCCACCTGCCACCTAGCCAAagtgttttagaaaacacaagtaCTTATTTCCAACATCCAGCCAAGGAGGTGCTCTCTGCAGCTAAAAGTCAATTGGCATGTGAAAACAGAGtgagtgggacaaagaaagggTAAACACTTAAAACAGCCCACAGACTCACATTTGATAGAGATGTGGGGTCCCCCTTTTGGATGTGTTAGTAGGCTATCTGAAGGTAAAGACTTTCTTTTGGTAACATTAGCAAACTAGCATATTATGATTTTACCTTTGCATTGAATTAATTTAGCTGTTAATTTGGGAGTAATTCAAGCTTTGTGTCACATTTGCAGAAACCAGAGCTTTCTACTGGATTGGCGAATTTAATTTTAGCTCCACTGTAGCTAAACTGTCAACCTCATCACTTGACATTGTGTCTGTGCAATGCTGCTATAGATCTGGGACTCATTAGTCAGCTAATACTGGCTTTGGACTGGAGGCTGCATTTTGTACAGTTTCAACCAGGCCTCCATAGGTCAGGTTGTAGCTTCAGGAACCAGGACGGGATGGGGTGGTAAAGAGTTGTAAGTGTGTGGTTTATGGCGCGAGTTTGAGTTTCACTAGAACTTGGAGGTGGGTGAAAAAAAGTTGATTGAGTACCTTTAACAAAATATTCCTTAAGGACTgaagcgttttttttttttagatcagtTTGATGTGATGATTATCAAACAACTGTTGGTTTCTGTGGCAGGAAAATCCAGGAGCATGGAGTCACTTCGATCTGAGTCAACTGAAGAACGAAGTTCTCTTTCTGACAGCATGACAGAGACCTCTCAGTGAACTGAAGACGTTTTcatgactctctctctctttcagttaCACGCATGGATGCATACTCACAtatgcatatgtgcatgtgcagtaaTACAGCTGTATGGTGATATGTATCTATGTCTGTGTACATAGAGTCAATAAGCAagtgtgcacatgcacaaaaagcAGAAGTGAGTAGGTAGAATCTGAGCAAGGCCTGAAAGTGGTGTGGCAATAatgaaaagctgttttaaatTGATGAAGAGAGTGAGTTTTATGGTCATTTTAGTGGTAAAACGATTGTTGATTGATTCCAGTGTATCTGGAAACAAATATCTAAAATCTTGATAAAGAATATAAAAAGTGAATGCTAAAGTAATTATAAACAAACCTCAGTTATCCCTGCAAATTTAGGAATCTTTACTAAAGtccaaaacaaatgttttcaatgaGTCCACGTGCATCAGCATCATATCAGTCGTGAGAATGGATCTGGGGACGTGTCCTGGCAGCCTGTGACACATTAAAGCCTTCTCAGGCTTTCAGGCATGCATGAAGACAACTCATTCCTTCTGGGTCATACTGGTATTGCGGCTCAGTGACTCAACATCTGCTCAATACGGGCCAGCTTCTGACATCCTATGAGGAATGTATTAAGATAGGAAAGCAACTTGCTGGCTGTTTCACAGATTTTTCAGACAGCATATGATTTCTGATTTCAAGTAGGATGAGCTGCTGAAAAATGTTGTCaatgctgaactgaagctgctgATGTGACGCGGTGGGTAAGTAGACTATCCGGCTGCCTGCTGAGCAAAACATCTCTATGGGCTCCAGGACTGGTGCTCTGTTACTGAGAATGAGATGCTGAATCAcaagtgtaaaaaataaataattaaaagcaCTGGTACATGAGAGTTTGCATGTTTCCCTGTGCCTGCATGGGTTgtctctggtttcctcccagagtccaaacacatgcaggttgggattaggctaattggtgactcttaATTGCTCAtaagtgtaaatgtgagtgtgtgtttgtctgtttctatgtgtcaCGGTctgtgataaactggtgatctgtccaaggTGGACCCACATCtctcccagtgtcagctgggattggctctagTACCCCATGATGCATAATTGGCCTAAGtgatatggatggatggatggaattggTTTTTACAGTTAATCATCTGAATTATACCATATATTAATACTCATCTTCAACCTAAAGATcatacaacataaaaaacaacaaatcaaaaaGCAGGTGTGCACGTCATGTCCCTAGCTTTCTTCCTAAAATAAACACTTCCATGGATGAAATTATTCTGTGTAGAATTTGAAAAGCTTCATACTAGATTAATTTCTCCTGTAATAGCTGAGCCTGCAATGACTCTCCATTTTATTATCAATATTTTTAACAACCACAGAAGACTCTTCAAAGGCTACAACTGCCCCCAGAGCTGAACTTTTAATATCACTGACCAAAGGCCTCTTTTATTTAGTCCAAACAGCACAGTAAGTAATGGACGTAAGGGAGAATATCCCAATCTTAATATAAAAGCTGTAATGCTTATTTGAGGAACCCATTATAGTGCATGAAATATGaagacaaacaaatatataaaatccTTGCAGCTATTCAGTAAAGTGATGAAGGGCAGCAAAGAATGTCTATATGCACTTCACTTATTACATGTACCCATGCATAATACATTCATTGTGTATGTATTATAAAACTCAGAATTAGACTCCTTTGCAGTTAAAAGGCAGCACCCTGTCACAGCTACTTTCCAGCTGTAGCTGTGACTAATAAGCAAACATGGGAACATGAGCATATTATCAATGTTTTCATCTTGTTGTCTGTCTTAATAAGTGTTTTCCTTGCACATTGTATGTTTTGTGATCATGCATTGCAGCAAACTATCATGTGTAATAATATGATATTTGTGGGtatgtttgtattgtattgtttttgcaTATATGCCTTGTAGTaaatttattgatttttctttattgcttttCTCTGTTACTAACATTGTTTGTACTGCTGAGCAGTGACCATGGTTTCTGTcaataaattaagaaaataaaagtaattattgATCTAACACAATGCATTGACGTACAATACTGTACAACAGTCTAGGAACCTTAAATTTTTACCTATCACATAATGCCACCAAGGAAGCAACTGATTGATCTcaaattcattctgcagcacAAATCAACTCCAAACATACAGTCAGTGTCATAAGAGTCAAAAGCACTAGGAGCCCTACAACAGATGGTATGACCCCCATAGATTACACCATCACCCAGTCATGCTGGGGTTACGTGAAGAGACAGCTGAAATCCATAGAACTGAGGCAAGTTCTCAGAAACGTCTAAAGCAACTGCGCTGCCAAGTACTTGGATAAAGTTTGCACAAATGCAGCAAGGATGTAACATaacatttttgatttctttCAGATGATTtctatttattgcatttttatgGTGCATCATCATCTGTACATAATTTAAGTGTCTAAACTTTGTACAGCAATCTCAACCTTATCCACAGCATTGTAATATCAGTGAAtatgatttaaatttaaaattttattagcatcaaaatgtacttaaagtaccAAAAGCAAAGCACCCAATCCACAGAATAGCCTATTTCAGAATTGTATGTATTATATTCTTAAGGGATTATAACTAATATTGCATTAATGTAGAAGCACTGAGCAGATGTTGCAGCTGCAAAATGTGCGGCTAATTGCTTTATGTGCTTTCCAGTAGTTTATCCATGAGAATGCATCTTGATTTATGAGCTGTTAATCATATTTTGTAGTAATCTTTTGAGTTAGTAATTAGTAACCAAAGCAGTTAAAATGAACGTAATGTAGTAGCTAGTATGTTTGCATCGCTCAAAGTCTAAACCCGatgcattattttattctgtaattATGATCGTTTATATTTGCTCATATTTAGATTGTAGTAGTGGATGTACTACATAGAGAAGGTCATATCTGTGCAATGACGGCGCCACCTACTGTTTATTAAGACAAATATCACTCCTATTTGTCCCGCCCATTCTCTAATTTTATTCGCTCAAGACCGTTTACGCGGATTCACTTTCTGCTTCCTCATTGGCTCGGTTGATGTGTCCGTCAAGCCAGTTTACGGAAGTGTAACCGCCCACTTCAAAGATGGAGGACGATATTTCAGATTTGAGCAGACCACAGATGTACTTGTTCGGTGAGCTGCTTTACTCTGACAAAACCTGAATTGTTCGGTCGCACAATCAGCTTTACCGCCACGTTATCACGCACCGCTAGTCTTTTATGATTTTTAGCTGGACGAAGTTAGCTTCAAACTGGCTGGCTAAACTGCCTGCCCTCACTCGGTGCCAGTTCAGCTCTTTTGTTAGCTTAGCCGATTGAGGCATGGTTAGCAGGGGGGTAACCTCCGTGTCTCCGACAATTTAGTGCATTCGTGAGTGTTTTTCGAGATAAAAGTGCAAGGATACGGTTGGTTATATGTCGTTTTTCCATAGGTTGTACCCTCAAATCGGACAAACGGGAGTTCAGGGTTGACGTGGAGGACGATGATACGGAGCAGCAGCTGTCACTCAAAGCGGTAAGAAGACGCTTTTCTCTGCCTTTATTTGCTCCTGGAATAACATTTCCAACCGATCAAGGCAAAATAACGACGTGTGTTGAGGAGAATTAGCGGTTTGATTGTAGCTACGTTAAAATGCTGGCTGCTTTAATGCACATGCAAGTTAGTACAAGTCAAAAGGTTTATAGAGGAAagttagtttagttttaatgtttgtttgtttcagggaTTCGCTTTAAAAATCagcaaaatatgtaaaaatgaattaaatctGCCAAATGAATATTAATGTGTTATGTACCTGTTGTTATGTTTAATTTCATAAGCTGCAAATCTTGTCATGATACCAAAGTTATGGTAAATTATGGTATATTAAGTACCTCGATACCACTACAGAAACCATACCACAACTTATTAGGAAGAAGTAGTTATAAAGCATAGTGAAGCACATAGAATTGAATGAatacaacacaaagaaaaaatattttgacaatgtcACAGAGCTGTGGCGATTGTGGAAAGATGTCATAAAGCAACAAGAGTGATATATGTTAGTCACATTAGGATGGTACCAGTTAAAAAGTTGTCAAACTCTAATGGCGAACAAAGGTTGTTCATCCCAAATAGCTGTTGTTTTCCTATCACATTCCCTAATCGATACCCCGTCGCTCTTTAACTTATTTATGCAACTGGGCAAGTGTGTCGGCGAGATGCTTTGCCAAGTTGGACGTGTTGGCTCCGTTGGTTTAAAACATCAACAGGCTTGTCCTGACTGTTGGctacataaattaaataataatttcactttGTGCATCTGCTTTGTACTGACCAACTACACTTGACCAACTACTGATACCTATAAAACaaagtactgtactgtaacagCACGGTATTGCGATAACTTTCTAGTATCTGTACGGTGGGCAAGACTAACtaattcaacatttttattaatattattaaactGTCTTCAGCAGGTGTCACCACTtatttgtaaaatttaaaaagaagaagaagaaggtgtaTGAGGCTGGTTGTTTGAAACCTGCAAGCATCGTTGTGCGGCAGATAAGGCAGAGGCTACTGGAAGCAGCATTCGCTTGATGATGGTGGTGTAAAAagttgtgctgctgttgcaggTGTGTCTGGGAGCTGAAGCTGAGGATAAGTTCCACCTGGTAGAAGTTGAAGGTCTCACTTATGACGGGAAAACAACCAAAGTGCCACTGGTGGTCCTGAAGCCGTCCGTCCTGCCCTCTGTGAGTCAGAACTAACACTGGCAGCTTTTGTCAAGTATTTAGGGGCCTGTTTAGTGGTATACAATGAGATATAAGTATAAAAGTTAATAACTATAAAAATGTCGATCCTGTTGTTAtaaatgttacttttttttattgttcagatGAGTTTAGGGGGGTTTGAGATCACTCCTCCTGTTACCTTCCGTCTCCAGTCTGGTTCTGGACCAGTTCACATCAGTGGGCAGCACTTTGTTAGTGAGTATTACTGCAACTGCTGTTACGGCTGCAGATGCTTTTCTGCTAgaattacatacacacatttataaaatatgacTCAGATAACAGTTCACTTTATCATGAATGAATTAACTATTGTATTTACCCTCTCAGCACCATGCCAGTTAAAGGTAGCTCAACTTCCCATGTCAGTGGACATAATGGAGCTTCATCTGACATCCATACAACACAGACCAGTAACCAGTTTGCTTTGTAGGTGTGAAGGATTcggaggatgaagaagaggagaacaACACATCACCGGTGAAGCGACCTGCGAGTCTTATGTTGGGGAAGAAGCCTCAATTGGTAGCTACCTCTGTTTGAATCCCTTTTGCAACTCCTGCCTATAACTCGTGAAGAAAGTTATCTTAGAAGCTAAAGATGCTAAAGATCATTTGTAACCATAGAAAGTCATGAAGTTTAATTGCctgtattgtattttaatttgagTTAATAGCAAAActaaataatgttttaacattttctgaGGTTGAATTTGGTTTTTATTAGCTGCATTTATACAAAATAAGCTGAGTAAAACAACATTATTGTCACTTTGAGTCAATAACGTGAGGTGACATGCTTTgacaaaaagtcatttttaaaaagctttacCATCAAACGCTAATACCAGACAAGCTGATGATTCGTTTCTGTTATAGAAAAAACTGAAGATGGATTcggacgatgatgatgatgatgatgatgatgatgaagaagacattgatgaagatgatgagtATGTTTTCCTATCTTcttaattctgtttttctcttgcatTTGTCTAGAAACAGCTCATATGtaacatcagtttttttttcctttctgcttttttgtagtgatgatgaagatgatgacagtgatgggAGTGATGTAAAAACTCCAAAGGTTGTAggaaaagagctcagaaaagtATGTCTGGTTTTTAAATTTGctcctttaataataatatcagtCTAGACTTTGATTGAACTTGTAGAAAAGTAGCTTCAGGATATTGTAGAAAGAAATGTGGGGTGCAgtaaacagtgttttatttaaatcacaTGCAGCAAAATATTGGAGCTTGTCAGAAACGACAAAGACGTGCAAAACCCAGTGTGACTTCAGTGACATTAAACAGGAATTTACTGAAAGTACAACAAACCAACTCAGCTATTAAAGCAGCGTGGTTAATTTGAAACTGTTTAATAACCATATGAAAGCAATATGAAAGATGAGGTTTTGTCTGGTCCATTTCCACACCCACATTTTTTTGTTGGAAATGAGATGCTGTTTGCTTGGAGTGTTTCCAATCCTCTGTTGTCCACCAGGTGTCAGGATAGCCAAGGGCTTAgcctcagattttttttttatgttgtgtaaAAGGCTTTTTTCTGCGTCGGTGCTGTCTGGCTGCTCCACTTTGTTCCTACCACATAATTTAAATTCCCACAGACTGTATCCTATAGTAGCATTTCATTTCAAGGCCCTTCCCATTCGTGCACTCACTGACCGTCCATCGTTTTGTATGAGACAAAACAGGGAACTTTTTCATCCTGTTCGCTCATGTTCCCACCTGTTTTCTGTGAGAAAAACACAGGGTCTGTGTGGCGTAATGATCGGATTTCTCCTCTGTAATCTGCCTGAATTCTCACTGTGTCACCAGCAAGACAGCACTATGTTATCCTATAGCACAGAGGCATGCAGGCACATACATAGACACTTATGCAGTGTTGACCTGTAGACTTTTAAACTTTTAAGTATACTTTCACATATGAAAAAATGCATACAGTCTGTAAACATTATATacatctgcagagaaacacattACATGTagtttcatacacacacatatacaaaccaGTTATGGGAAACATCTTACCCCATTTTTCTGTAACACCACATATCTTTGTCCCTCTGTCATCCCATTGTTATTATGATTGCTCCGTTTAATCGTCTCTCATGCCATTTTAGCTTTGCACCTGGCCTTTGCCTTTGAACACTTGTTTTGCGTGTTACCACAATCGCTTGCAAGTATGTGGGTGCATGCGTGTATCTGCCTCATTTTTACATCAGTGTCTGTTTatgatttcttctgttttttttaacactcTATCCAAGTGCAAACTGTGCCAGGCAAAAGATCAAAGCGGGGCAGATGCACATACCTGCGACGTGAGCACCAATCCTTGCCTCAGGGTCAGATGACAGCTGAGCATTTCTGTCACCTGTTGATTTATTCTGTTGTCTTCTCTTCCAATTCCTCCACCTGCACCCCGCAGTTTCTCTCCTCTATGACCTtaatcatcttcatcatccttcTTCTCTTTGCTCATTGTCTCATTCTTTTGTAATGAAGGCTCAAAGCTTTTAAAACCTAAGCTTGGAGTAGTTATTAATTTACTGGTAATTTGGCACCTTAGTAATTACTATGACTTATTCTTTATTTCACGTTTTTGTTGGCTTGGTCAGAATGTCTCATGTTCTTGCTCTTTGATTAACCATATTGGATCTGAAAGAGATGTCAATGGCAGTTCTGTCCATTTATAGTTAAACCAGCAACACCAAGTGTGCAGAAAGCAAAAGGGTCTTATGTGGCTCTGGTTTGAagttttctgcctgatgtgaagagaaaacatgtttatggAATTACATAATTTTCAGTTCTGATTTGGACCACATTAGATGTGTATTACAAAATGCAATCCTGAGGCATGTGGCCTACATGTGATTTGTATTTGGATGTTTTAATTAGGATTAGACAGCATTGCCATGACAAGCAAATCTTGCATCATTACTTGAGAAAATTATAATGTTGGCAACAGAGCAGACTGACTTTGCCAGTGTTTGAGAGCAATGCACACCAgtgtaaaaaagtgaaacaaCCTGTTTAAATGGCTTAAACTAGgaatttttcctgtttttcagattcatttttctttcttactggGTGATAGTTCATTCCTGCAACAAGACTTTGCTGCAATGACTGAACTTTCTGACGACTCAGGAGTATGAGAAACGAGTCAAATAACACTCAGCATACTAGCACTACATTAACGATGGGCATCTAACTGACCTCTGAACTTCTCCTGTCCAGTTTACTTCCAAAtgaaacataaacaacaaaattgatgcgtttcacttcacttcaaaTTGTAACTGACTGAAAATACATGCAGTAGCAATAGAGGTAGCAACACAGTGGAATTACCATGTAATCTCAAAATACACAACTGAGTTTAAATGCAGTACATGTGCCCTGGTTCATCCATATATTTTCACTCCtatcctttttatttatttaactgtctTCTAAGATTTTATCAGGCACTGCTGTAGGAAGTTACATGTGTAATTGCCTTGTAGCAACATAGGTAATTACACTTCTTTGCCCATTCCAATGTGAATACCAATGCAAAGAAAGGGTTGGTGCTCAGGAAATGCAGGTACTTGCCTCTGCTATTACAAGGTAATTACACATGTGGCTGAGAGCAGTGGAAGGCCTCCATTGTGGAGAACAACAATGACAGGTTATTGTGGTACTAAGTATCTGATCAGTGAGAAATTACCGAACATGCATAGTCTTTCCTTTTAATTTTGGTTGCAATTATGTTTTAGTACAgcctgcagatttttttttttactgcaatgCGTAATCAGAATAAATTCTGAATTCTTTGCATTGGGTCTGACAATATTGCTTCAGCTCAGGAATGACATTATTCTTTGactcttgttttttctctttttgagtCTGAAAGCcttttaaaacaatatcaatCTTGCATGTGTAAACTATTATGACCTTACAGGGATGGGAGAAAATAATGGGAACACCTCATGGCTAAAGACTTTGAAGAAAATTAACCACAACTGCAAACAATTCCTCAAATGTGGTTTGTTTTATGTTACTTGCCAATTATAATTTGTCAGCTATAAAAGAGGACTGGCAATTAGCACTTTGATATAGGAGTTTTCAAAACAACATGACCCATTTTCCAGAGGCCCAAAGAGGATAAGTTATTTTAATATCTGACATAAAGAATTAAATTCACACacttaaaaaagaaactgaagttTCAATTGGAAAATTGGGGATATGATAAATATATAAGTATGTAGATGGTTGTTTTAGTAACAGTTGAATGCATTTTTATCAGAGTTTGCAGGTGTCTTACCTGGGATGTTTTGAGTTATGAGTCgtggttgtgtttgtttgctttctcAGAGCCCAGAATCTTTAACTAAGAAGCCCAACAAGACTCCAGTGAAGCAAAACGGCCCTGCAGGAAAGCCATCAGGATCAGCAGTCAAACCACAGATTAAGGTATGGAAAGGCTTTATCACGTGCAAAgctttgtttactttgtgttCAGGATATAGCCCACATGGTTGTGGGTAATTTAATAAGCCATTAATGTGCACATAGAATCTGATATGAGTGTTAACCGAATGACTGATCCAGTTTAGATTTAGAATTAATGGAAATTCTCTGTTTGACTCCTTTTGTCTGTGGTCACTTAAAACTATGCAGAAGACCTGTGGATAATAAAAATAGTTTCACAGCACATTCAGAAAATAGAATTAGTTCCCCACAAAATAAGGTTGGATTCACACAGACAGTTGGTTTAGGTTATAACAGTGCAAATGGTGGACACTGTTTTATCTTTGGTCATGACAATCTTAAGGTAAATATCAGAAATATGTGTTCATGTTACAGAGTAATCCACCAAGAATGCACACTTGCCTGGTGATGTCAGGTTGCACTTCAGGAAAAGTTGAACCAGgtcccactttttttttttcttgttttttttttgcaccacaCTGTGTTGTTGTGGCAGAGCCCCCTGTGCTGCCAGCCCCTGCTGTGTAATACACTCCACCAAAACAGCTGAATTACAGTTCTGAGTGTGAATCCAGTGTAAAGCTTTGGAGAGCAATAGATTTAAAATTTCCTTTGCCAAAAAATGTGGACCTCCCTAGAATTTCCAGTAGTAAAGTCCTGCTAGCAAAATGCATTACACAATGTAGTTcacttaaaaagaagaaaaagtccTATGCATGCAACTTGATCTTTTTATGTAACACAGTGTTTATGAAGGTTAGTTTTTGGatttatgtgtaaaaaaaataacttagaGAAACTTTTTCATTCCTCTGCCATTGCAATTAGCTCAACCTGATAGTTAATTTCTTGGAGGAATGTGTTGGACAGCCGCCTCTCAAAGCTCAAGGCTTGAACTCTGTCTCTTCTTAAGCAAACACACCTGACCTCTAAACGGTTTCCCGGGGCACGGTTTAAACCTGCGACCTCTTGGCCTGACCCTGTCGACTTTCCTTGCAGCCACCTTTGATGCCCTCTAGCCCCCTGTAGTACACATACGTATTAGTAAATACAACTTGGCAACTTACAGATTTCACAAAGCCTGTTATTGTAATAAAATAACTTGAGCAGAAGCTTAGTTTAGATAAGACACTATATATTGGCATGTGAATACCTGATTATACTAAAGTTGCACAACCTTATATTCAGTGGCAAAACCAATGCACATAAGAAAATTCTCATTTCTTGTCTGAAATCTTGAAATGAAGTGCTGTGATTGTTATC harbors:
- the npm1b gene encoding nucleophosmin 1b, with the translated sequence MEDDISDLSRPQMYLFGCTLKSDKREFRVDVEDDDTEQQLSLKAVCLGAEAEDKFHLVEVEGLTYDGKTTKVPLVVLKPSVLPSMSLGGFEITPPVTFRLQSGSGPVHISGQHFVSVKDSEDEEEENNTSPVKRPASLMLGKKPQLKKLKMDSDDDDDDDDDDEEDIDEDDDDDEDDDSDGSDVKTPKVVGKELRKSPESLTKKPNKTPVKQNGPAGKPSGSAVKPQIKTPAPGKDKLQPGPSKSPSLTEIKSKLSAAVKEGKPLPKTEQKFENFVRSSFKISDKKVVKDLWSFVQTQKTEKK